TAGGAAGTAATTTCGGACTGCTCTTCTATAATAAACAGACTGGAAAAACAGAAAAGATACATACCAACTTGTTCAACAGTGTATCCAGCCTTGCCTATGATAAAAAAGGAAAAGTCTGGATAGGAGCGCAGAACATGTTCTTTGCGTATATTATCAACGAAAAACGTTTTGTTATCCTGGACGAATCCGATGGAGTTCCTTCCAATGAATTGATATTTACCCCTATTCCTGCTCTTCGTACTCCCAATCTGTATATGGGAGGTACTATGGGACTGGTACGCATTAATACGGATATTATTTTCGAAAACAATTCGTCTCCTATTCTCAAGCTACTTGAAGTAAAACTGAATGGTAAATCAACTCTGAAACAGGTTAATAATAACTGTATTTCGATTCCCTGGAATCATTCATCGTTCAACATTAAAGTGATTGCTGACGAAAAGAACTCCTTCCGAAAACACCTTTTCCGGTATGTCATCACAGGAAAAGACAAAATGGTGATCGAGAGTTATCTCCAGACACTCGAATTGGGTACATTAGCATCAGGAGAATATACCATCAGCGTATCCTGCGACACCTCCAACGGTGAATGGAGCCAGCCGACAGAGATCTTAACTATTATAGTCTCACCTCCTTGGTGGAAATCTACCTGGTTTATTATACTATGCATTTTCTTTGCATTTCTAGTGGCAGGAGTGGTATTCTTTAGTTTGATAAGAAAAAAAGAAAATCGGCTGAAGCGTGAGATGCGGGAACACGAGAAAAAGATATATGAAGAGAAAATACGCTTCTTAATCAATATCAGCCATGAGCTACGTACCCCTTTGACACTCATCTATGCTTCCCTGAAACGCATTCTAAATAAAGAGGTGAAGCAAGACGAGCTACCGGAATATCTACAGGGGGCATTCAAACAGGCGAATCAGATGAAATATATTATCAACATTGTGCTTGATGCACGCAAAATGGAGGTAGGACAGGAAGTGCTACACATCTCTTCGCATCCTTTACACAAGTGGATACAGGAAGTGGCAGAAACATTTCAAACTGCATCTAAAGCCAAAGAAATTGAAATTACATACGACTTTGACGACAGTATACAATCTATCGCGTATGATGACACAAAATGCAAAGTTGTTCTTTCCAATCTGATTATGAATGCTTTGAAATATAGTCCTAATCAGACTCGTATTGTTATAAAAACCATCCGTACAAATGAAAGTATACAAGTACACGTACAAGACCAGGGAATCGGATTGGATAATGTAGATATAAAGAAGCTCTTTACCCGTTTCTACCAAGGCAAACATAATGAGGGAGGAAGTGGTATCGGTTTATCTTATGCTAAAATGTTGATTGACTTACATGGAGGCAGGATGGGCGCTTTCAATAATAAAGACAGAGGGGCCACATTCTTTTATGAAATACCGGCTAATCTACAAGAACAAGAAGTATCATGTCCTCAACATTCCTACCTCAACGAACTTTTAAGTTCTCCGGAGGAAGAAGAGAAAATAGAATCCGGTTCTTTCTCTCTACAAGGATATTCACTGTTGATTGTAGAAGATAAACAGGACTTAAGAGAATTCTTAAAAAATGCTCTTAAGGATAAGTTCAAGAAGATCTATCAGGCAGAAAATGGATTGGTAGCGCTGAAAGTTATTAAGCAACAGCAACCGGACATTATAGTAAGTGATGTAATGATGCCACAAATGAATGGCTATCAGCTATGCAAGGAAATTAAAGAGAATCTGAATATTAGCCATATCCCTGTTATTCTACTTACCGCCAGAGCCGATTCTGAAAGCCAGATGTTAGGATACAAATTAGGAGCCGATGCCTATTTGCCCAAACCATTTGAAATGGAAATGCTCCTTAGCGTGATCCAGAACCAGATGAGAAATCGTGAATATATTAAATCCAGATACAGGGGCAATCAATTCATTCTGTCTCCGCAAGAGGCTACTTTCAGCAATGCGGATGAACAATTTATGATTAAATTGAATGAAATGATCGATCAGAATCTGTCTCAACCAGATCTGGACGTAAAATTCCTGACTGCCCAAATGGCTATGAGCCGGACATCCTTATATAATAAGATCAAGGAACTGACCGGCATGGGAGCAAACGATTATATCAATCGTAGAAGAATCGACAAAGCAATCATTCTTTTAACTCAGTCTGACATGAGCATTACTGAAATATCAGAGCAGGTAGGTTTCACTTATCAACGATATTTCAGTACGTTATTTAAAGAAATGAAAGGAATGACTCCTTCTCAATTCAGAGCACAACATGGTTTCACCCAACAACAATCAGAGTAGACTCAGCACTTTAGTTTATCATTTATATAGAAATTATACTTCCCGGAACAGAGCGATTAAGATTTCCAGTGCAGATTTGAACGTTTCATGATTTGAAATGACTAAAATCTGATGAGTAGAATAAAGCATTCGACTACTTTTGCAGCAAGCAATTGATAGAAAACGAATACACTTAAATTCAATTATTATGAGAAACTACTATTTAACTCTGTTACTAATATGCATTTGCGGCATTTGCTTTGCACAGCAACAGACCAATGACATCAGTACTAAAAATCCGCCAAACAAAGAATGGAACTTCAACAATCTGGATGGATGGAAATACGGACATCAGGATAACAACCCGGATAATCAATGCATATTAGAGAATGGTTACTTACGGATCTTTACACGGGCTAACTCGGTGGATCGGAAAAAGGTTCACACTGTAGAACGGATTTATACAACAGGAAGATATACCTGGCGTACTCATATCCCGCAAATGGGAATAGGAGATCAATGTAGCGTGGGTTCGTGGATATACCATGACGACCAACATGAATTGGATTTTGAAGTCGGATATGGTAAAAACACAGTTCGCAAGGAGTTAAATGCAGCTCCGAACGAAATGATTGCTTATATGACATCGCAGGCATATCCTTTTTCTTCCGTTCCTGTAGTAATCAAGACCGGATGGCATCTGTTCGAAATTGATCTGACATTAAAAAACGGGAACTATTACATCATCTGGTTAATAGACAACGAGCCCAAACATGAACTTCAACTGGAATTTGGGAAAGACATTGCATTCCATATTTTTTGCAGTGTAGAGAATCTTAAATTTATTGGAGACCAACCGGCACAGCAGGAAAATTCCGGATTGTTTGATTTCGTCAGATATACATATCATGACTAAATAAATGAACTTAGCACACATTTCTTAAAAGCCAAAAAAATTAATGCCATGAGAACAACGTTCATTTCACTTTCTCGGATATTCATGAACATTTGTCTCCATGCGCAGGATAGAGCAGTCGATGAAGGTCATGCTCTCTAAATATAAAATAGCCCTCGCTACAAATTTGTAACGGGGGTATTTTTTAAAGGAGTTATTCCTCCTCCTGCTAATATTTTGTTTATGTGCTTTTTATATCTGAATATATCAATCAGATAATCCCTCTCACTCTATCGTCAAATGCAGAAAGCGCAGCTTTCGCTCCTTCGCCCATAGAGATAATAATTTGCTTATAAGGAACCGTAGAAACATCTCCGGCTGCATAGATACCCGTCACATTCGTACGGCAATGTGCATCAATCATGATTTCGCCCGGACGGTTGGTTTCCACTATGTCGCGGAATACACTGCTATTCGCAGAAAGCCCGATCTGTACAAATACGCCATCCAACTCAACCAAACGTTCTTCTTCCGTTTTGCGGTCTTTAATGCGTAAGGCAGTCAACTTATCACCATTTCCTATCACTTCCGTAGTCTGTGAACTTACAAACACTTCCACATTCGGCAATGATTTAAGTCGATCTTGAAGTACACTGTCCGCTTTCAGTTCATCCATAAATTCAAAAACAGTCACTTTGGAGCAGATACCAGCCAAGTCAATGGCTGCCTCAACGCCGGAATTTCCTCCACCTACTACTGCTACATGCTTTCCTTTATAGAATGGGCCATCACAATGAGGACAAAAGGCAACACCACGGCCGATATACTCCGCTTCTCCCGGAACATTCAGTTTACGCCAGCTTGCACCGGTTGCAATAATCAGTGCTGGAGCTAGAAATTTCTCACCAACAGAGGTAGTGATCTGCTTTTGTTTTCCAACCACTTCTACTTTTTCCACTTTACGATGCTCCAGCAAATCCACCGGATAACGCAACAAGTGAGTTTTCAGATTATCGGCAAGTTCATTTCCTGTCGTTTCCGGAACAGAAATTAGATTTTCAATACCCACCGTTTCTTTTACCTGTCCGCCAATACGCTCGGCCACGATAGCTACACGGAGTCCTTTACGGGCAGAATAAATAGCTGCCGATACTCCTGCAGGTCCTCCACCGGCTACAATCACATCATATTCTTTCACCTCTGCATTCGCTTTGGTTTCGTCAATACCATATTGTTCTTCCAACTTGGCAAGCAATTCGCCAAATTCACCACGGCCTACATGAAGCAGCTTTCCATCGGCAAATACAGAAGGTACTCCCTGTATCTTCAATGCATCTACTTCATCCTGATAAAGCGCACCGTCTACCATTTCATGCGTAATAGCCGGACTCAAAGTGGTCATTGCATTCAGAGCCTGCACTACGTCAGGACAGTTCGTACAAGTCAACGAAACATAAGTAGTCAGATGTATCGGGCCTTTCAGTGCTTTCACACGGTTGCAAACGGCCTCATCGGGAAAGTTCTTTCCTTTGCCGTCCAGATTCAGGATAGCCAAAAGCAATGACGTGAACTCATGTCCGTTAGGAATACCCCGGAATGTGATTCCGGTACGATCACCATTCTTTAATAAAGTAAACTTCAATGCTTCTCCCTCATTCACCGAGCAAGTGATATGATCGGAACAATCCACTACATCTCCCAGCAGCTCCAATAATTCTGTTTTGTTTTCGTGGCTGGATGATACGGATATATCAAAAGTAA
The Bacteroides luhongzhouii DNA segment above includes these coding regions:
- a CDS encoding hybrid sensor histidine kinase/response regulator transcription factor codes for the protein MSKAHVLKRYSFLIWILFFVLSTKAEQQDYYFRQISLEQGLSQSRVQCIYRDHQGVIWIGTKWGLNSYDQSELKSYFHDREQPNSLPDNFIRFITEDRLGDLYVSTNKGIAIYNKAENQFQPLKYNGKPFNAWSYLQIGDNFLFGGEETLYQYNLTDKSITTIFPNIDGDKLKCINRIFQWSPDVLITSSKKDGLWMYDLAKKKMYRCPFVKEREINTIFVDSQNQLWVSFYGKGIACYSKEGKRLFSLSTKNSGLNNDIIFDFLEKDNQLWIATDGGGINILDFQTMKFSYLKHISDDEQSLPNNSIYRLYKDQMDNIWIGSIHGGLFAIKKVFIKTYKDVPLNNPNGVSERTVVSIFEDKDTLLWIGTDGGGINSFDQKTNTFHHYPTTYGEKVTSITDFSENELLLSCFNKGVFTFNKRTAQTQPFPIINDSISKREFSSGDLVNLYATKDNIYILGAKVYIYNKHTRQTSILYAPQIDIQRQIAMQAIYSDDTHLYLMGTNNLFKLNFKTNELSSLVNMKEGDDFTSACRDDKGNFWIGSNFGLLFYNKQTGKTEKIHTNLFNSVSSLAYDKKGKVWIGAQNMFFAYIINEKRFVILDESDGVPSNELIFTPIPALRTPNLYMGGTMGLVRINTDIIFENNSSPILKLLEVKLNGKSTLKQVNNNCISIPWNHSSFNIKVIADEKNSFRKHLFRYVITGKDKMVIESYLQTLELGTLASGEYTISVSCDTSNGEWSQPTEILTIIVSPPWWKSTWFIILCIFFAFLVAGVVFFSLIRKKENRLKREMREHEKKIYEEKIRFLINISHELRTPLTLIYASLKRILNKEVKQDELPEYLQGAFKQANQMKYIINIVLDARKMEVGQEVLHISSHPLHKWIQEVAETFQTASKAKEIEITYDFDDSIQSIAYDDTKCKVVLSNLIMNALKYSPNQTRIVIKTIRTNESIQVHVQDQGIGLDNVDIKKLFTRFYQGKHNEGGSGIGLSYAKMLIDLHGGRMGAFNNKDRGATFFYEIPANLQEQEVSCPQHSYLNELLSSPEEEEKIESGSFSLQGYSLLIVEDKQDLREFLKNALKDKFKKIYQAENGLVALKVIKQQQPDIIVSDVMMPQMNGYQLCKEIKENLNISHIPVILLTARADSESQMLGYKLGADAYLPKPFEMEMLLSVIQNQMRNREYIKSRYRGNQFILSPQEATFSNADEQFMIKLNEMIDQNLSQPDLDVKFLTAQMAMSRTSLYNKIKELTGMGANDYINRRRIDKAIILLTQSDMSITEISEQVGFTYQRYFSTLFKEMKGMTPSQFRAQHGFTQQQSE
- the ahpF gene encoding alkyl hydroperoxide reductase subunit F, whose translation is MLESALKEQLKGIFAGLEANFTFDISVSSSHENKTELLELLGDVVDCSDHITCSVNEGEALKFTLLKNGDRTGITFRGIPNGHEFTSLLLAILNLDGKGKNFPDEAVCNRVKALKGPIHLTTYVSLTCTNCPDVVQALNAMTTLSPAITHEMVDGALYQDEVDALKIQGVPSVFADGKLLHVGRGEFGELLAKLEEQYGIDETKANAEVKEYDVIVAGGGPAGVSAAIYSARKGLRVAIVAERIGGQVKETVGIENLISVPETTGNELADNLKTHLLRYPVDLLEHRKVEKVEVVGKQKQITTSVGEKFLAPALIIATGASWRKLNVPGEAEYIGRGVAFCPHCDGPFYKGKHVAVVGGGNSGVEAAIDLAGICSKVTVFEFMDELKADSVLQDRLKSLPNVEVFVSSQTTEVIGNGDKLTALRIKDRKTEEERLVELDGVFVQIGLSANSSVFRDIVETNRPGEIMIDAHCRTNVTGIYAAGDVSTVPYKQIIISMGEGAKAALSAFDDRVRGII